The genomic stretch GGTCCAGCGATGACGGGGCACGAGCAGGACCCCGCACTGGCGGAAATCCAGCGCGAGCACTGGCAGGACACGTACGCCGCCCATCCGGGCATGTACGGCGAACAGCCCTCCGCCCCTGCCGTCCACGCCGCCGAGGTGTTCCGGGCCGCCGGGGCGAGGGACGTACTGGAGCTCGGGGCCGGACACGGCCGCGACGCCCTGCACTTCGCCCGCCAGGGCTTCACCGTCCAGGCCGCCGACTTCAGCCCCACCGGCCTGACCCAGCTCCGCAGCGCCGCCCAGAGCATGGGACTCGGCGGGCAGGTCACCACCCTGGAGCACGACGTACGCGAGCCCCTCCCGCTTCCGGACGCCTCGCTCGACGCGGTGTTCGCGCACATGCTGCTGTGCATGGCCCTCTCGACCAAGGAGATCCAAGCCCTCGCCGGTGAGGTCCGCCGGGTGCTGCGGCCGGGCGGCACCTTCCTCTACACCGTCCGCCACACCGGCGACGCCCATTACGGCAACGGTGTCGCTCACGGGGACGGCATCTTCGAGCACGGTGGCTTCGCCGTGCATTTCTTCGACCGCGGCCTCGTCGACGCCCTCGCCGACGGCTGGGACCTGCGGGAGGCCCACGCTTTCGAGGAGGGTGAGTTGCCCCGGCGCTTGTGGCGGGTCACCCAGAGCCTGCCCCGGTAGGTGGCCGGGACAGGCTGCTCGTTCAGCGGGCGTCGGGCCGGTGCTCGGTGATCCAGCGGGCGGCGAGCAGGCCCGAGGCGGCGGTGAGGACTGCCGCGGCGATGACGGTGGAGTTCAGGCCGAGCCAGTCAGCGAGCACACCGGCCACGAGAGCGCCGGCGGCGTAGCCGATGTCGCGCCAGAACCGGTACGTCCCCAGGGCATTGGCTCGCCAGGCGGGGTGGGCGTGATCGGAGATGGAGGCGATGAGGGCCGGGTAGACCATGGCCGTGCCGAAACCGAGGAAGACCGCGGAGATG from Streptomyces mirabilis encodes the following:
- a CDS encoding class I SAM-dependent methyltransferase; translated protein: MTGHEQDPALAEIQREHWQDTYAAHPGMYGEQPSAPAVHAAEVFRAAGARDVLELGAGHGRDALHFARQGFTVQAADFSPTGLTQLRSAAQSMGLGGQVTTLEHDVREPLPLPDASLDAVFAHMLLCMALSTKEIQALAGEVRRVLRPGGTFLYTVRHTGDAHYGNGVAHGDGIFEHGGFAVHFFDRGLVDALADGWDLREAHAFEEGELPRRLWRVTQSLPR